One Fundidesulfovibrio putealis DSM 16056 DNA segment encodes these proteins:
- a CDS encoding ATP-binding protein — translation MTYRFADLVDTQTLAELLASLHKATGLPAIVLDNAGHALASAGWRTGCSLRHLPDSPCVSLICRRPEPQSGHPLPHCATGYQLFKCPLGLCDAIAPVLVEGEAVAAIHIGQFLLAPPDMTRHKALARSYHLHEKPHMEMIAKAPVVDIGRLEKIMSFHATLVDTLADQGLKRLRLRAAEAALARSESRYRRLLSSVTNYIYTVRMEAGRIVSVRHGLGCEPVSGYPPEAFEADPRLWVRLVHEDDRQQVIRFLECIMSGDAGQDVKPLEHRIRRKDGALRWIRNTPVVTRGPDGKVALFEGLVQDITDQKDMEEELKAASLKAEQANRAKSDFLATMSHEIRTPMNAILGLTRLALKRVSDRDVRDFLEGVSEAGSSLLAVLNDILDFSKIEAGRLEIVNEDFDPMDVLSQAARTLGIQAARKGLDLCVETSGTIPRTMRGDPQRLRQVLLNLLGNAVKFTSRGAVTLRARPARDEMMHKDVLQISVVDTGIGIPVDKQEVIFDTFTQADSTTTRRFGGTGLGLAISRQLIGMMGGRIWVESEAGRGSTFHFTLPLRLSGELSPPEPVKSAMQERLAERIGASGASGDQPLRPMRILLAEDEPANQMFARTFLEEEGHEVEVAENGARALEKLAEGGFDLVLMDVSMPVMDGLTATRLIRSGQAPGADPGLPIVALTAHAIKGDHERFLEAGMDACVVKPVDIDELTLILRDVQSGRRPAVKPQPAPAPAREFDAAWLRKWFAGRERVLTALLAIFQEETPRRLRKLRELLDEGGEPGADAKRVLQEAAREAHSMKGSAAVVGATAVRTQAAKLEESLADGQLQLAEQCLGVLNVEWQAALTAMEAGTPQEMLKSPGQNAEAVSEA, via the coding sequence ATGACCTATCGCTTCGCGGATCTCGTGGACACGCAGACCCTTGCAGAGCTTCTCGCGAGCCTCCACAAGGCCACCGGCCTGCCCGCCATCGTGCTGGACAACGCAGGCCATGCCCTGGCTTCAGCAGGCTGGAGAACAGGTTGCTCCCTGCGTCATCTGCCCGACTCGCCCTGCGTGTCGCTGATCTGCCGCAGGCCGGAGCCGCAATCCGGCCACCCCCTTCCCCATTGCGCAACCGGATACCAGCTCTTCAAGTGTCCTCTGGGCCTGTGCGACGCCATTGCGCCGGTCCTGGTGGAAGGCGAGGCGGTGGCCGCCATCCATATCGGGCAGTTCCTGCTGGCCCCCCCGGACATGACCCGCCACAAGGCCCTGGCCAGAAGCTACCACCTGCACGAAAAACCGCACATGGAGATGATCGCCAAAGCCCCGGTGGTGGATATCGGGCGTCTGGAAAAGATCATGTCCTTCCACGCCACGCTGGTGGACACCCTGGCCGACCAGGGGCTCAAACGCCTGCGCCTGCGCGCCGCCGAGGCCGCCCTGGCCCGCAGCGAGAGCCGTTACCGCAGGCTCCTCTCCTCCGTGACCAACTACATTTACACCGTGCGCATGGAGGCCGGACGCATCGTCTCCGTGCGCCACGGCCTGGGCTGCGAGCCGGTCAGCGGCTACCCGCCGGAGGCCTTCGAGGCCGACCCCAGGCTCTGGGTCAGGCTGGTGCATGAGGACGACCGCCAGCAGGTCATACGCTTTCTCGAGTGCATCATGAGCGGCGATGCAGGGCAGGACGTGAAGCCCCTGGAGCACCGCATCCGCCGCAAGGACGGCGCGCTGCGCTGGATCCGCAACACTCCGGTGGTGACGCGCGGGCCGGACGGCAAGGTGGCGCTGTTCGAGGGCCTGGTGCAGGACATCACCGACCAGAAGGACATGGAGGAGGAACTCAAGGCCGCAAGCCTCAAGGCCGAACAGGCCAACCGCGCCAAGAGCGACTTCCTGGCCACCATGAGCCACGAAATACGCACCCCCATGAACGCCATCCTGGGGCTTACGCGCCTGGCCCTGAAGCGCGTGTCCGACCGCGACGTGCGCGACTTCCTGGAAGGGGTGTCCGAGGCAGGTTCATCATTGCTGGCCGTGCTGAACGACATCCTGGACTTCTCCAAGATAGAGGCAGGCCGCCTGGAGATCGTGAACGAGGATTTCGACCCCATGGACGTTTTGTCCCAGGCGGCGCGCACCCTGGGCATCCAGGCCGCGCGCAAGGGCCTGGACCTCTGTGTGGAGACGTCCGGGACGATCCCCCGGACCATGCGCGGCGACCCGCAGCGCCTGCGCCAGGTGCTGCTCAACCTGCTGGGCAACGCCGTCAAGTTCACGTCACGGGGCGCGGTCACCCTGCGGGCGCGCCCGGCGCGCGACGAGATGATGCATAAGGACGTGCTGCAAATATCGGTGGTCGACACCGGCATCGGCATCCCGGTCGACAAGCAGGAGGTCATTTTCGACACTTTCACCCAGGCGGACTCCACCACCACCCGCCGCTTCGGCGGCACGGGCCTGGGGCTTGCCATCTCGCGCCAGCTTATCGGCATGATGGGCGGGCGCATCTGGGTGGAAAGCGAGGCCGGACGCGGCTCCACGTTTCATTTCACCCTGCCGCTCCGGCTGAGCGGGGAGCTCTCCCCGCCAGAGCCCGTCAAGAGCGCCATGCAGGAACGGCTCGCCGAGCGTATCGGCGCATCTGGCGCATCTGGCGACCAGCCACTGCGGCCCATGCGCATCCTGCTGGCCGAGGACGAACCGGCCAACCAGATGTTCGCCCGGACCTTCCTGGAAGAGGAAGGCCACGAGGTGGAGGTGGCGGAGAATGGGGCGCGGGCCTTGGAAAAGCTGGCCGAGGGAGGCTTCGATCTGGTGCTCATGGACGTGTCCATGCCCGTGATGGACGGCCTGACCGCCACCCGGCTCATCCGCTCCGGGCAGGCTCCGGGCGCGGACCCCGGCCTGCCCATCGTGGCCCTGACGGCCCACGCCATCAAGGGCGACCATGAACGCTTCCTGGAAGCGGGCATGGACGCCTGCGTGGTGAAGCCGGTGGACATAGACGAGCTGACACTGATCCTGAGGGACGTGCAGAGCGGGCGGCGGCCTGCCGTCAAACCCCAGCCCGCCCCGGCCCCTGCGCGGGAATTCGACGCGGCCTGGCTGCGCAAATGGTTCGCAGGACGCGAGCGGGTGCTGACGGCGCTCCTGGCCATCTTCCAGGAAGAGACCCCGCGCCGCCTGCGAAAGCTGCGCGAGCTGCTGGATGAGGGAGGCGAACCGGGCGCGGACGCCAAGAGGGTCCTGCAGGAAGCCGCGCGGGAGGCCCACAGCATGAAAGGCTCCGCCGCAGTGGTGGGAGCCACGGCCGTGCGCACCCAGGCGGCCAAGCTGGAAGAATCCCTGGCCGACGGGCAACTGCAGCTGGCGGAACAATGCCTGGGCGTGCTGAACGTCGAGTGGCAGGCCGCTCTGACCGCCATGGAGGCCGGGACGCCCCAGGAAATGCTGAAGTCCCCCGGCCAGAATGCCGAAGCGGTCTCTGAAGCCTAG
- a CDS encoding methyl-accepting chemotaxis protein — MSFGLKTVRIPVKLALSSLVFALPIAVLTFFTIRSLDKDITFAEMEIKGNAYLRPLVILLENIPQVGPQAPQATAKVDQAFAALGELQKTLGEDLQFTPGDLARRDRAKLLPATVEDAWKKTRSAPTQDALDALMADVRGMAAHAGDTSNLILDPDLDSYYVMDAVLLALPQTLDRLSKALQDALPLTGGNDLSLKERSMIQVYVAMLRESDLERVTASLSTALKEDANFYETSPSLQAVLPPKLEAYSKANQAFISALDRMVRGAKFKPQELTKLGDDARRTTVELWNTASAELDVLLAKRIAHSKTTKYSALGLTVVALILAGISVLLLGRSIVTQLSSIRSYAHKVAEGDLLAAPCTACHAELGELSEDIQVMVRELRAKLGYTMGLQNAFKVPLLVADKEARVTYTNRELLEFIEVEGEPEAWVGLTVAELVRNDATKETVMSDCLKKNACVYKAEIQFATRKGNVRHALVDSELLYDLDGNIIGVVGVLSDITEMKRHETELERRNDSLALALTSSQDIAGELGHAMRRLAECIAQAAEGAAHQNERASDTVEAMASMNASAQQVADLAGEAAQSADSAKGTAQEGESMVRTAVQSISAAQDQMLALQDQMRELGAQADNVGRVLQVIGDIADQTNLLALNAAIEAARAGDAGRGFAVVADEVRKLAEKTMQATHEVGSTLDAIRNGASRTLSATEKAARDIVESTRLAESSGEYLGRIVSIVQGSSEQAKAIAQAAGEQARASAQANHSVAEIEEISARTSQGMEDASQALEEVNSQASSLEELIRGMKN; from the coding sequence ATGTCGTTTGGCCTGAAGACCGTTCGCATCCCGGTTAAGCTGGCCTTGAGCAGCCTTGTTTTCGCCCTTCCCATAGCGGTCCTGACCTTCTTCACGATCCGCAGCCTGGACAAGGACATCACCTTTGCGGAAATGGAGATCAAGGGCAATGCCTATCTGAGGCCCCTGGTGATCCTCCTGGAGAATATCCCCCAGGTCGGACCCCAGGCTCCGCAGGCCACGGCCAAGGTGGACCAGGCCTTTGCGGCTCTGGGCGAACTCCAGAAAACCCTGGGCGAGGATCTGCAATTCACCCCGGGGGATCTGGCCCGGCGCGACAGGGCGAAGCTCCTGCCTGCCACGGTGGAGGACGCCTGGAAGAAGACGCGCAGCGCCCCGACCCAGGACGCCCTGGACGCGCTCATGGCGGACGTGCGCGGCATGGCCGCCCACGCGGGCGACACCTCCAACCTGATCCTGGACCCGGACCTGGACAGCTATTACGTCATGGACGCGGTGCTCCTGGCCCTCCCCCAGACGCTTGACCGCCTCTCCAAGGCCCTGCAGGACGCCCTGCCCCTCACCGGCGGCAACGACCTGAGCCTCAAGGAACGCAGCATGATCCAGGTGTACGTGGCCATGCTGCGCGAATCCGACCTGGAGCGCGTGACGGCCAGCCTGAGCACCGCCCTCAAGGAAGACGCCAACTTCTACGAAACCTCCCCTTCGTTGCAGGCCGTGCTGCCGCCCAAGCTGGAAGCCTACTCCAAGGCCAATCAGGCGTTCATCTCCGCACTGGACCGCATGGTGCGCGGGGCCAAGTTCAAGCCCCAGGAGCTGACGAAACTCGGTGACGACGCCAGACGCACCACCGTGGAACTCTGGAACACGGCTTCCGCTGAACTGGACGTGCTGCTGGCCAAGCGCATCGCCCACAGCAAGACCACCAAGTACAGCGCCCTGGGGCTCACCGTGGTGGCGCTGATACTGGCCGGAATCAGTGTGCTCCTCCTCGGGCGCAGCATCGTCACGCAGCTCTCCAGCATCCGCTCCTACGCCCACAAGGTGGCTGAGGGCGACCTGCTGGCCGCGCCCTGCACCGCCTGCCACGCGGAACTGGGCGAGCTGTCCGAGGACATCCAGGTGATGGTGCGCGAGCTTCGCGCGAAGTTGGGCTACACCATGGGCCTCCAGAACGCCTTCAAGGTCCCTCTGCTGGTGGCCGACAAGGAAGCCCGCGTGACCTACACCAACCGGGAACTGCTTGAGTTCATCGAGGTGGAGGGGGAGCCCGAGGCCTGGGTGGGGCTCACCGTGGCGGAACTGGTGCGCAACGACGCCACCAAGGAAACCGTGATGAGCGACTGTCTGAAGAAAAACGCCTGTGTGTACAAGGCGGAAATCCAGTTCGCCACGCGCAAGGGCAATGTCCGCCACGCCCTGGTGGATTCCGAGCTGCTCTACGACCTGGACGGCAACATCATCGGCGTGGTGGGCGTGCTCTCGGACATCACCGAAATGAAGCGCCATGAAACCGAGCTGGAGCGCCGCAACGACTCGCTGGCCCTGGCCCTGACCTCCTCCCAGGACATCGCCGGGGAACTGGGGCACGCCATGCGCCGTCTGGCGGAGTGCATCGCCCAGGCTGCCGAGGGCGCGGCGCACCAGAACGAGCGCGCCTCGGACACCGTGGAGGCCATGGCCTCCATGAACGCCTCGGCCCAGCAGGTGGCCGATCTGGCCGGAGAGGCCGCCCAGAGCGCGGACAGCGCCAAGGGCACGGCCCAGGAGGGCGAGAGCATGGTGCGCACCGCGGTGCAGTCCATCTCCGCCGCGCAGGACCAGATGCTGGCGCTCCAGGATCAGATGCGAGAGCTTGGAGCCCAGGCCGACAACGTGGGCCGCGTGCTTCAGGTGATCGGCGACATCGCCGACCAGACCAACCTGCTGGCCCTGAACGCCGCCATCGAGGCCGCCCGCGCGGGCGACGCCGGGCGCGGCTTCGCGGTGGTGGCCGACGAGGTGCGCAAACTCGCCGAAAAGACCATGCAGGCCACCCACGAGGTCGGCTCCACCCTGGACGCCATCCGCAACGGGGCCTCGCGCACCTTGAGCGCCACGGAAAAGGCCGCGCGCGACATCGTGGAGTCCACCCGCCTGGCCGAATCCTCGGGCGAATATCTGGGGCGCATCGTGTCCATCGTGCAGGGCTCCAGCGAGCAGGCCAAGGCCATCGCCCAGGCGGCTGGCGAACAGGCCAGGGCCAGCGCCCAGGCCAACCACTCCGTGGCCGAGATCGAGGAGATTTCCGCCCGGACCTCCCAGGGCATGGAGGACGCCTCCCAGGCCCTGGAAGAGGTGAACAGCCAGGCTTCCAGCCTGGAGGAGCTCATCCGGGGGATGAAGAACTAG
- a CDS encoding M48 family metallopeptidase, which produces MTTQNATSLSLPPYAHRISPRAKRVRLVITPETGLTVVTPPGFDPGLLAGIVMDRLEWVEHHLERANAARQSPAEPPARVELRAVGRVLSVRYRAGSFTAGRNAQERPGSSRMDGAAAREKDLGGVRVREQGISTLEVAGNIACRDSVMQALRRWLVREGQRVLPPWLESEAARLGLSYSGTSVRLQRTRWGSCSAKGLISLNARLLFLPEEVAGYVLAHELAHTVHLNHSPAYWRFLERLLPGASQLDRALREARRLVPAWARG; this is translated from the coding sequence ATGACCACTCAAAACGCCACATCCCTTTCCCTGCCCCCCTACGCGCACCGGATCAGCCCCCGCGCCAAACGGGTGCGGCTGGTCATCACGCCCGAAACCGGCCTGACCGTGGTTACCCCGCCTGGGTTCGACCCCGGCCTGCTGGCTGGCATCGTCATGGATCGCCTGGAGTGGGTGGAACACCACCTGGAACGGGCGAACGCCGCACGGCAGTCCCCCGCCGAGCCGCCAGCCCGCGTGGAGCTGCGCGCCGTGGGGCGCGTGCTGTCCGTGCGCTACCGCGCGGGGAGCTTCACGGCGGGGAGAAACGCGCAGGAGCGCCCCGGCTCGTCGCGGATGGACGGCGCTGCGGCGCGGGAGAAGGACCTGGGCGGGGTGCGCGTGCGGGAACAGGGGATATCAACTCTGGAAGTTGCCGGGAACATCGCCTGCCGCGACAGCGTGATGCAGGCCCTGCGCCGCTGGCTGGTGCGGGAGGGGCAGCGCGTGCTGCCGCCTTGGCTGGAGTCCGAGGCCGCACGGCTCGGGCTTTCGTATTCAGGAACCAGCGTGCGCCTGCAGCGCACCCGCTGGGGAAGCTGCTCGGCCAAGGGGCTCATCTCACTGAACGCCCGGCTGCTGTTCCTGCCTGAGGAGGTTGCGGGTTACGTGCTGGCCCATGAGCTGGCCCATACCGTGCATCTGAACCACTCCCCTGCGTACTGGAGATTTTTGGAGCGGCTTCTTCCCGGAGCCAGCCAGCTGGACCGCGCCCTGCGCGAGGCGCGCCGTCTGGTTCCGGCCTGGGCCAGGGGCTGA
- a CDS encoding prepilin peptidase: MLPEDLTPFFPWLAGLLGLVLGSFYTVCVHRYLTGASIVLPGSHCPECLKPLRWWENIPLLSFILLRGRCSACKAPIPWRYPLLEASSCAWAVLLALRFGPTLPWLMLMAVGGVFLVASFIDLEIFILPDILTYPGAALGIATGIFGLGLTVSQSLLGAAFGAGLFWLLRFVHMRSRGVEGLGLGDVKLMAMIGGLVGWMGLPPAILFGAGSALVLAPVFRLGRTQEGPMRIPFGPFLCLGCMLAILWGDKFMLLLAGRL, from the coding sequence ATGCTCCCCGAGGACCTGACGCCTTTCTTCCCCTGGCTGGCCGGACTGCTGGGCCTGGTGCTGGGCAGCTTCTACACAGTGTGTGTGCACCGCTACCTCACCGGGGCGTCCATCGTGCTGCCGGGCTCCCATTGCCCCGAGTGCCTGAAGCCTCTTCGCTGGTGGGAGAACATCCCGCTGCTGTCTTTCATCCTGCTGCGCGGGCGCTGCTCGGCCTGCAAGGCGCCGATCCCCTGGCGCTATCCGCTGCTGGAGGCCTCAAGCTGCGCCTGGGCGGTGCTTTTGGCCCTGCGTTTCGGGCCGACGCTGCCCTGGCTTATGCTCATGGCGGTGGGCGGTGTGTTCCTGGTGGCTTCGTTCATCGACCTGGAGATCTTCATCCTGCCGGACATCCTTACGTATCCTGGCGCGGCGTTGGGCATCGCCACGGGCATCTTCGGCCTGGGGCTGACCGTCTCGCAGAGCCTTCTCGGAGCGGCGTTCGGAGCCGGACTCTTCTGGCTGTTGCGCTTCGTGCACATGCGCTCGCGCGGAGTGGAAGGCCTTGGCCTGGGCGACGTGAAGCTCATGGCCATGATCGGCGGCCTGGTTGGCTGGATGGGGCTTCCCCCGGCCATACTGTTCGGGGCGGGATCGGCGCTGGTGCTCGCGCCGGTGTTTCGTCTGGGGCGCACGCAGGAAGGCCCCATGCGCATCCCCTTCGGCCCGTTTCTGTGCCTGGGGTGCATGCTGGCCATTCTCTGGGGCGACAAATTCATGCTGCTGCTGGCGGGAAGACTGTAG
- a CDS encoding PulJ/GspJ family protein has protein sequence MIRHAASQRGQRGVTLFEMIATLVVMSIVAAGALTLLPTVMRGTLLARNAAASAENIQAALTRITHEVANIDTKRAYNFTSTAITYYYRAEATQNTIQLTGTTITLNGNVLLNNVVSGSGFQVTAPNYIASPAVPVGITINAQVPVLSGTATKTFTTKIELNTQRFQ, from the coding sequence ATGATCAGGCACGCCGCCAGCCAGAGGGGCCAAAGAGGTGTCACCCTCTTCGAGATGATCGCCACGCTCGTGGTGATGAGCATCGTCGCGGCCGGGGCGCTGACGCTCCTGCCCACGGTCATGCGGGGCACGCTTCTGGCGCGCAACGCCGCAGCCTCCGCCGAGAATATCCAGGCGGCGCTGACGCGCATCACCCACGAGGTGGCCAACATCGACACCAAGCGGGCCTACAACTTCACCAGCACCGCCATCACCTACTATTACCGGGCCGAGGCCACGCAAAACACCATCCAGCTCACGGGCACGACCATCACCCTCAACGGCAACGTGCTCCTGAACAACGTGGTGAGCGGTTCGGGCTTCCAGGTGACCGCCCCCAACTACATCGCAAGCCCGGCGGTCCCGGTGGGCATCACCATCAACGCCCAGGTCCCGGTGCTCTCTGGCACGGCCACCAAGACCTTCACCACCAAGATCGAACTCAACACGCAACGCTTCCAATGA
- a CDS encoding lytic transglycosylase domain-containing protein: protein MSARIAAALIIGLAIMVGPMRCDAQTIYHYQDRSGTVHLSDIRTNAEYRPYFTFRIPETADRTQIAAFIARAAKTNGVDPALVTAMVEVESGFSVKAVSPKGAQGLMQIMPATARDLKLTDSFDAAKNIEAGTRYMRQLLDRFGGDVKLALAAYNAGPGTVSRHGGVPPIAETRQYIEKVRGRYGKAI from the coding sequence ATGTCGGCACGCATCGCAGCAGCACTGATCATCGGGCTGGCCATCATGGTCGGCCCGATGCGGTGCGACGCCCAGACCATATATCACTACCAGGACCGCTCCGGCACCGTGCACCTCTCGGACATCCGCACCAACGCAGAATACAGGCCCTACTTCACCTTCCGCATCCCCGAAACAGCCGACCGCACCCAGATCGCGGCGTTCATCGCGCGCGCAGCCAAGACGAACGGGGTGGATCCGGCCCTGGTGACGGCCATGGTGGAGGTGGAGTCGGGATTTTCGGTGAAGGCGGTGTCGCCCAAGGGGGCGCAGGGACTCATGCAGATCATGCCCGCCACGGCGCGCGACCTGAAGCTCACGGACAGCTTCGACGCCGCCAAGAACATCGAGGCCGGAACCCGCTACATGCGCCAGCTCCTGGACCGTTTCGGCGGCGACGTGAAGCTGGCCCTGGCCGCCTACAACGCCGGACCCGGCACGGTGAGCAGGCACGGCGGCGTGCCCCCCATCGCGGAGACGCGCCAGTACATCGAGAAGGTGAGGGGGCGCTACGGCAAGGCCATCTAA
- a CDS encoding prepilin-type N-terminal cleavage/methylation domain-containing protein, with amino-acid sequence MNPRETTSDHMPGPVRHLAAPPTASNTGACACLPVRSHVERDALPGSVSLRPAAQGPTCPVRSMSRAHSQRGVTLLELTLVLVLVGILAAVAISRRSTVDTDAFADGEALKGALRNARTRAMADIVSWTFTVAGQTGTLDRNGVAKSTITFETAGVAAGATTFDYRGQPTGTLSYAVAGYSGSPVTVTTGTGFVP; translated from the coding sequence ATGAACCCCCGCGAGACGACTTCAGACCACATGCCCGGCCCCGTCCGGCATCTCGCCGCGCCTCCCACGGCGTCCAATACGGGCGCGTGTGCCTGCCTGCCTGTCCGCTCCCATGTCGAACGCGACGCTCTTCCCGGTTCCGTCAGCCTCCGCCCCGCCGCCCAAGGCCCTACCTGTCCCGTCCGCTCCATGAGCCGCGCACATTCCCAGCGGGGCGTCACGCTCTTGGAACTGACCCTGGTGCTGGTGCTGGTGGGCATCCTGGCCGCCGTGGCCATCTCCAGGCGCTCCACCGTGGACACGGACGCCTTCGCCGACGGCGAGGCCCTCAAGGGCGCGCTCAGGAACGCTCGCACCCGCGCCATGGCCGACATCGTCTCCTGGACCTTCACCGTGGCCGGACAGACCGGAACGCTCGACCGGAACGGCGTGGCCAAGTCCACCATCACCTTCGAGACGGCGGGCGTCGCAGCCGGAGCCACCACTTTCGATTACCGGGGCCAGCCCACGGGAACCCTGTCCTACGCTGTGGCCGGATATTCCGGCAGCCCCGTAACCGTCACCACTGGGACCGGATTCGTGCCATGA
- a CDS encoding type II secretion system protein, translated as MKTRNITNMRGQGGFTLIEVIAVLVIVGMLAAVAIPKYMDMQDQAAVGAVKGALAAGASNVTMVYSSQLIAGTFTVGSVNNTLANAPYTNVGDFTLAYSVNGNNIDVAVTSSLVNAINQRIGAMNNSDKIKTVPLQ; from the coding sequence ATGAAGACTCGCAACATCACCAACATGCGCGGACAGGGCGGCTTCACTCTTATCGAAGTTATCGCGGTTCTGGTTATCGTGGGCATGCTCGCCGCGGTGGCGATCCCGAAGTACATGGACATGCAGGATCAGGCCGCCGTTGGTGCTGTCAAGGGCGCCCTCGCCGCTGGCGCGTCCAACGTCACCATGGTCTACTCCTCGCAACTCATCGCTGGCACCTTCACCGTGGGTAGCGTCAACAACACTCTGGCCAACGCTCCCTACACCAACGTGGGCGACTTCACCCTGGCCTACAGCGTCAACGGCAACAACATTGACGTGGCCGTCACCAGCTCGCTCGTGAACGCCATCAACCAGCGCATCGGCGCCATGAACAACTCTGATAAGATCAAGACGGTTCCCCTGCAGTAA
- a CDS encoding type IV pilin protein, with product MKAVRAIRSGGFTLLELIVTLIMVSMMAAMVVPYFLTGITKSSEPITRMAAPLDLQNVMARIVADYYSQAMYMHDLSLLNAQIVTGNYGITASHTVVKDPNFKFFVTDLNTALKVTIRDNATQQVVTYVFTKQL from the coding sequence ATGAAAGCCGTGCGCGCCATACGAAGCGGCGGCTTCACCCTGCTGGAGCTGATCGTCACACTCATCATGGTGTCCATGATGGCCGCCATGGTGGTGCCCTATTTCCTGACCGGCATCACCAAGAGCTCCGAGCCCATCACCCGCATGGCGGCCCCGCTGGATCTCCAGAACGTCATGGCCAGGATCGTGGCCGACTACTACAGCCAGGCCATGTACATGCACGACCTGTCGCTCTTGAACGCCCAGATCGTCACCGGGAACTACGGCATCACGGCCTCGCACACGGTGGTCAAAGACCCCAACTTCAAATTCTTCGTCACGGACCTGAACACCGCGCTCAAAGTGACCATCCGCGACAACGCCACGCAACAGGTCGTGACCTACGTGTTCACGAAACAGCTATGA